One region of Paralichthys olivaceus isolate ysfri-2021 chromosome 12, ASM2471397v2, whole genome shotgun sequence genomic DNA includes:
- the arf6b gene encoding ADP-ribosylation factor 6b: MGKMLSKIFGNKEMRILMLGLDAAGKTTILYKLKLGQSVTTIPTVGFNVETVTYKNVKFNVWDVGGQDKIRPLWRHYYTGTQGLIFVVDCADRDRIDEARQELHRIINDREMRDAIILIFANKQDLPDAMKPHEIQEKLGLTRIRDRNWYVQPSCATTGDGLYEGLTWLTSNYKS, encoded by the coding sequence ATGGGGAAGATGCTGTCAAAGATATTTGGCAACAAGGAGATGAGAATATTAATGCTTGGACTCGATGCTGCCGGGAAGACAACGATCCTTTACAAACTGAAACTCGGGCAGTCTGTCACCACGATCCCCACTGTCGGCTTCAACGTGGAGACCGTCACCTACAAAAACGTCAAGTTCAACGTGTGGGACGTGGGAGGCCAGGACAAGATTCGCCCCCTGTGGCGACACTACTACACGGGCACCCAGGGGTTGATTTTCGTGGTGGATTGTGCCGACAGGGATCGCATCGACGAGGCCAGGCAGGAGCTCCACCGCATCATCAACGACCGGGAGATGAGGGACGCCATCATCTTGATATTCGCTAACAAGCAAGACCTCCCGGACGCCATGAAGCCACACGAAATCCAAGAGAAGCTCGGGCTTACCCGCATCAGAGATAGGAATTGGTATGTTCAGCCCTCCTGTGCGACCACAGGTGATGGACTATATGAAGGCCTGACATGGCTAACCTCAAACTACAAATCTTAA